From Amycolatopsis sp. YIM 10, the proteins below share one genomic window:
- a CDS encoding ferredoxin has protein sequence MKIVVDWNRCAGIGMCESLVPDVFEVDEDGQMNLLTEEIPDGQEAQAREAVSACPNEALSLED, from the coding sequence ATGAAGATCGTGGTGGACTGGAACCGCTGCGCGGGTATCGGCATGTGCGAATCCCTGGTGCCCGACGTGTTCGAGGTCGACGAGGACGGTCAGATGAACCTGCTGACCGAGGAAATCCCCGACGGCCAGGAAGCACAGGCACGCGAGGCTGTTTCCGCCTGTCCGAACGAAGCCCTGTCGCTGGAAGACTGA
- a CDS encoding carboxymuconolactone decarboxylase family protein has product MSIPTTSQQENLRSRLPNPATLVPELGEVGGALFKAAGNGSIPQVTISLVQLRAGQLVGNTYLTTLHTGNLRKAGEAEERITAVSSWRDAPCFTDAERAALALVEAVLTPNPYGERVSDDLYAEASRHYEDKALATLAMAIGQVCFFIPLALIGRPLPGVSPAEQWRQ; this is encoded by the coding sequence ATGAGCATCCCCACGACGTCGCAGCAGGAAAACCTCCGGTCGCGCCTGCCCAACCCGGCCACCCTGGTCCCCGAACTGGGCGAGGTCGGCGGAGCCCTGTTCAAGGCAGCCGGGAACGGGTCGATCCCGCAGGTCACGATCAGCCTGGTGCAGCTGCGCGCCGGTCAGCTCGTCGGCAACACCTATCTGACCACCCTGCACACCGGCAACCTCCGCAAAGCCGGCGAGGCCGAGGAACGCATCACCGCGGTGTCCTCCTGGCGGGACGCGCCCTGCTTCACCGACGCCGAACGCGCCGCACTGGCACTCGTCGAGGCCGTCCTCACCCCGAATCCTTACGGGGAGCGCGTTTCCGACGACCTGTACGCCGAAGCGTCCCGGCACTACGAGGACAAGGCGCTCGCCACCCTCGCCATGGCGATCGGGCAGGTGTGCTTCTTCATCCCCCTCGCCCTGATCGGCAGGCCGCTGCCCGGTGTGTCACCCGCGGAGCAGTGGCGGCAGTAG
- the sigJ gene encoding RNA polymerase sigma factor SigJ, with translation MNERDFLAQRFEEHRTHLKAVAYRMLGSLTEADDAVQEAWLRLARADTGDIGNLGGWLTTVVGRVCLDLLRSRRRLREDPLEAHLPDPVVSIEHTTDPETQALIADSVGLALLVVLESLNPAERLAFVLHDMFGLPFDEIAPIVDRTPAAARKLASRARRQVQGAAPDPDPDPLTQRRVVDAFLSAARGGDLDALLAILDPGIVLRADSGTLLPGGMRTLRGAAAVAGQLATFQRMATTATTRTALVNGTAGLLNTVDGELISIIGFTIADGKIAAIDILSDPDRLARFELTR, from the coding sequence ATGAACGAGCGCGACTTCCTGGCCCAGCGGTTCGAGGAGCACCGCACGCACCTGAAGGCGGTGGCCTACCGGATGCTCGGTTCGCTGACCGAAGCCGACGACGCCGTGCAGGAGGCGTGGCTCCGGCTGGCCCGTGCCGACACCGGCGACATCGGCAATCTCGGTGGCTGGCTCACCACGGTCGTCGGCCGGGTGTGCCTCGACCTGCTGCGCTCACGCCGCCGGCTGCGCGAAGACCCGCTGGAGGCCCACCTGCCCGATCCGGTGGTCAGCATCGAGCACACCACCGACCCGGAAACGCAGGCGCTGATCGCCGATTCGGTGGGACTGGCGCTGCTGGTGGTGCTGGAGTCGCTGAACCCGGCCGAACGGCTCGCTTTTGTGCTGCACGACATGTTCGGCCTGCCGTTCGACGAGATCGCGCCCATCGTCGACCGCACCCCGGCCGCGGCCAGGAAGCTCGCCAGCCGCGCCCGGCGGCAGGTCCAGGGCGCCGCCCCGGATCCCGACCCGGACCCGCTCACCCAGCGCCGCGTCGTCGACGCCTTCCTCAGCGCCGCCCGCGGTGGTGATCTCGATGCGCTGCTGGCCATTCTCGACCCCGGCATCGTGCTGCGCGCCGACAGCGGCACCCTGCTGCCCGGCGGGATGCGCACCCTCCGCGGCGCGGCGGCGGTGGCCGGTCAGCTGGCCACCTTCCAGCGCATGGCCACCACGGCGACCACCCGGACCGCACTGGTCAACGGAACCGCGGGCCTGCTCAACACCGTCGACGGCGAACTCATCTCGATCATCGGCTTCACCATCGCCGACGGGAAGATCGCCGCCATCGACATCCTCTCCGACCCCGATCGCCTCGCCCGCTTCGAACTGACGCGGTGA
- a CDS encoding MFS transporter translates to MATSSQAGTGARWGMVCAGTALIGTCYGFARFAYGLFAPEFQDTFGISSTLSGFIGSGSYVGYCVAIVASLVLTERFGARRLAVGAGVVATVGTAMVAVAPTSAVLAAGVLIAGSSTGVASPPMAAAVSRWVRADSQDRSQSVVNAGTGIGVLVSGPVALVLIEQWRWAWAVFAILAAVVTLWIYLTVPFTTSERATGGGTRGWVPGTAILVFGAFLMGLSSVATWTFGRDLVTSTGGAGSTVSTMMWAVLGAAGFIGALSGDLVARAGLARSWTAVMIAMAASTLLLAMAPGVTVAVFAAAALFGASYVGLCGLVLLWSTRLYPRRASFGVGVSFLMIAVGQAVGAPLAGALTDAAGGTSAFFTCAAIGVLGALVRPGRAVRSAPAAGDQQSEILDQQSVLADPDSRR, encoded by the coding sequence ATGGCCACCTCGAGCCAGGCGGGGACTGGCGCCCGATGGGGAATGGTGTGTGCGGGTACCGCGCTCATCGGCACCTGTTACGGTTTCGCGCGTTTCGCCTACGGCTTGTTCGCACCCGAGTTCCAGGACACTTTCGGCATCAGTTCCACGCTTTCCGGATTCATCGGTTCCGGCAGTTACGTCGGCTATTGCGTGGCGATCGTGGCCAGCCTGGTGCTCACCGAGCGCTTCGGGGCGCGCAGGCTCGCCGTGGGAGCGGGCGTCGTCGCGACGGTGGGCACCGCGATGGTGGCCGTCGCGCCGACGAGCGCGGTGCTGGCGGCCGGTGTGCTGATCGCCGGCTCCAGCACCGGGGTCGCCTCCCCGCCGATGGCGGCGGCCGTGAGCCGATGGGTACGGGCCGACTCGCAGGACCGGTCCCAGAGCGTGGTCAACGCCGGAACGGGCATCGGGGTGCTGGTCTCCGGGCCCGTCGCGCTGGTGCTGATCGAGCAGTGGCGGTGGGCGTGGGCGGTGTTCGCGATCCTCGCCGCGGTGGTCACCCTGTGGATCTATCTGACCGTGCCGTTCACCACCTCGGAGCGGGCAACGGGCGGCGGGACGCGCGGCTGGGTCCCCGGCACCGCGATCCTGGTCTTCGGCGCGTTTCTGATGGGTCTGAGCAGCGTCGCCACCTGGACGTTCGGCCGGGACCTCGTCACCAGCACCGGAGGCGCGGGCAGCACCGTCTCGACGATGATGTGGGCGGTGCTCGGCGCGGCGGGTTTCATCGGCGCGCTGAGCGGCGATCTCGTCGCGCGAGCCGGGCTGGCCCGGTCCTGGACGGCCGTGATGATCGCGATGGCGGCGTCGACGCTCCTGCTCGCGATGGCACCCGGCGTCACCGTCGCCGTGTTCGCCGCGGCCGCGCTTTTTGGTGCCTCCTATGTCGGTCTGTGCGGACTGGTGCTGCTCTGGAGCACCCGCCTGTACCCCCGGCGCGCGTCGTTCGGCGTCGGGGTCTCGTTCCTGATGATCGCGGTCGGGCAGGCCGTCGGCGCCCCGCTGGCCGGCGCGCTCACCGACGCCGCCGGCGGCACCTCCGCCTTCTTCACCTGCGCGGCGATCGGCGTGCTCGGCGCGCTGGTCCGGCCGGGCCGGGCGGTCCGGTCCGCACCGGCGGCGGGCGATCAGCAGAGCGAAATCCTGGACCAGCAGTCGGTTCTCGCCGATCCGGACAGCAGGAGGTAA
- a CDS encoding class I SAM-dependent methyltransferase, translating into MNASSSRLGQASQSVSFDAIKRSHALDGDVGNLDEFYRDWVDSYDADVTDQGYRAPARIVELTSETIIDRKLRPDELTVLDAGCGTGLVGIELARAGFTRIDGIDLSEPMVRKAASTGCYRALRGRVDLNRPMECLDAGAYDLLVCCGVFTLGHVAAAALTHLVDAVRAGGILVVSTRDSYLNESEFTQYLDKLIVDGELTLLHVHGNEPYIDEETATYWILRTAAGPAPRA; encoded by the coding sequence GTGAACGCGAGCAGTTCCCGCTTGGGCCAAGCGAGCCAGAGCGTCAGCTTCGACGCGATCAAGCGCTCGCACGCACTTGACGGCGATGTCGGCAATCTCGACGAGTTCTACCGTGACTGGGTCGATTCCTACGACGCCGACGTCACGGACCAGGGCTACCGCGCGCCTGCCCGGATCGTCGAGCTGACCAGTGAAACCATCATTGACCGGAAGTTGCGGCCCGACGAGTTGACCGTGCTCGACGCCGGCTGCGGCACCGGCCTGGTGGGAATCGAACTGGCCCGTGCCGGATTCACCAGGATCGACGGGATCGACCTGAGCGAACCCATGGTGCGCAAGGCCGCGAGCACGGGTTGTTACCGCGCCCTGCGCGGGCGGGTGGATCTGAACCGTCCGATGGAGTGCCTCGACGCCGGAGCCTACGACCTGCTGGTGTGCTGCGGGGTGTTCACCCTCGGCCACGTCGCGGCGGCGGCGCTCACGCATCTGGTCGACGCCGTGCGCGCCGGCGGAATTCTTGTCGTCAGCACCCGGGACAGCTACCTGAACGAATCCGAGTTCACGCAATACCTGGACAAACTGATCGTCGACGGCGAACTCACCCTGCTCCACGTCCACGGCAACGAGCCTTACATCGACGAGGAAACGGCCACGTACTGGATCCTGCGAACGGCGGCCGGGCCCGCTCCGCGCGCATAA
- a CDS encoding aromatic ring-hydroxylating dioxygenase subunit alpha, whose amino-acid sequence MSNESVSASGVHTAAGETGGVGRSVVAAEADPSDMTEFAVLPKDAYTSDEYLATENRRLFSVAWMFAGFVRDVAEPGDVAPAMVQGVPIFVARGEDGKLRAFHNVCSHRGSQLVCENQRERKTVVCPYHAWTYDLAGNLTWTKHFAGVNATDLPDRQQTKLGLKEIAVAQWLDFVFVNFSAMPESFTQAIAPLEERWADYDLSSMTYGTSLRYDFDANWKLIVENFLESYHVPFIHKTLNTYSPFSERYQIKLSDRLMGIGTGRYEPELINGTQLPRWPMRDGQKSVKAEYFSVYPTFLIGVMPDHLFAWVLEPVSAGKTIEHLHFYFVGEEGAHGEEFEPHRAQTLENWKQVNDEDWDIIQRMHAGMRSPAFPHPLLSRQMERNINDFQTLIRTHVGLPGAAKTTLVS is encoded by the coding sequence GTGTCGAACGAGTCCGTATCCGCGTCGGGTGTGCACACGGCCGCCGGCGAAACCGGCGGCGTCGGCCGTTCCGTGGTCGCGGCGGAGGCCGACCCCAGTGACATGACCGAATTCGCGGTACTGCCAAAGGACGCCTACACCAGTGACGAGTACCTGGCGACCGAGAACCGGCGGTTGTTCAGCGTGGCCTGGATGTTCGCCGGGTTCGTGCGGGACGTCGCCGAACCGGGCGACGTGGCACCGGCGATGGTTCAGGGAGTGCCGATATTCGTGGCCCGCGGCGAGGACGGCAAGCTGAGGGCCTTCCACAACGTGTGCAGCCATCGTGGCAGCCAGCTCGTGTGCGAGAACCAGCGCGAACGCAAGACCGTGGTGTGCCCCTATCACGCGTGGACCTACGACCTGGCCGGCAATCTCACCTGGACCAAGCACTTCGCCGGGGTCAACGCCACCGACCTGCCCGACCGGCAGCAGACGAAGCTGGGGCTCAAGGAAATCGCCGTCGCGCAGTGGCTGGACTTCGTGTTCGTGAACTTCTCCGCCATGCCGGAATCCTTCACCCAGGCGATCGCGCCACTGGAGGAAAGGTGGGCGGACTACGACCTGAGTTCGATGACCTACGGGACTTCACTGCGCTACGACTTCGACGCCAACTGGAAGCTCATCGTCGAGAACTTCCTCGAAAGCTACCACGTGCCCTTCATCCACAAGACGCTCAACACCTATTCCCCGTTCTCCGAGCGGTACCAGATCAAGCTGAGCGACCGGCTGATGGGCATCGGCACCGGGCGCTACGAACCCGAGCTGATCAACGGCACGCAGCTGCCCCGCTGGCCCATGCGCGACGGGCAGAAATCGGTGAAGGCCGAGTACTTCAGCGTCTACCCGACCTTCCTGATCGGGGTCATGCCGGACCACCTGTTCGCCTGGGTGCTGGAGCCCGTCTCCGCCGGGAAGACCATCGAGCACCTGCACTTCTACTTCGTCGGGGAAGAAGGAGCACACGGTGAGGAATTCGAGCCCCACCGGGCGCAGACACTGGAGAACTGGAAGCAGGTGAACGACGAGGACTGGGACATCATTCAGCGAATGCACGCCGGAATGCGCTCACCGGCCTTTCCACATCCGCTGCTCTCGCGGCAGATGGAGCGCAACATCAACGATTTCCAAACCCTGATCCGAACCCACGTCGGTCTGCCGGGGGCAGCGAAGACCACGCTCGTGTCCTGA
- a CDS encoding LmbU family transcriptional regulator, with translation MPDTGFHASTPVLASTRAVTKRKSPNGRPRVLVGERIITTRVGLLLPADLSIEDWTSAGRKLFRIADSSAWCLGDWLAHGQRRFTGRYQQAAEKVGLDTKTLRNYAWLARRFDHGRRRGGLSMQHHAEVASLPVAQQDRWLDLAEEHHWSRNELRRRIRGAAQIASREPGGTGDQAGTGYLPRVPVAPEELARWQEAAEQMDVDLHTWVVRALNDAARRKSVETRATPVTVSAPPGQVVLNE, from the coding sequence GTGCCCGACACCGGCTTTCACGCCAGTACGCCGGTGCTGGCGTCGACAAGAGCGGTCACCAAGCGGAAGTCGCCGAACGGCCGGCCCCGGGTCCTGGTCGGTGAGCGCATCATCACCACCAGGGTCGGCCTGCTGCTCCCGGCCGACCTCAGCATCGAGGACTGGACTTCGGCGGGGCGCAAGCTCTTCCGGATCGCGGACTCGTCCGCGTGGTGCCTGGGTGACTGGCTGGCGCACGGCCAGCGGCGGTTCACCGGCCGGTACCAGCAAGCGGCCGAAAAAGTAGGGCTGGACACCAAAACACTGAGGAACTACGCCTGGCTGGCGCGCCGGTTCGACCACGGCCGGCGCCGCGGTGGCCTGAGCATGCAGCACCACGCCGAAGTGGCCTCGCTCCCCGTGGCCCAGCAGGATCGATGGCTCGACCTCGCCGAGGAGCACCACTGGTCGCGCAACGAACTCCGGCGGCGAATCCGCGGTGCCGCCCAGATCGCGAGCCGGGAACCCGGCGGGACGGGCGATCAGGCCGGCACCGGTTACCTTCCGCGGGTGCCGGTCGCGCCGGAGGAACTGGCGCGCTGGCAGGAAGCCGCCGAACAGATGGACGTCGACCTGCACACCTGGGTGGTGCGAGCGCTCAACGACGCCGCCCGGCGGAAATCCGTGGAAACCCGTGCCACGCCGGTCACCGTGTCGGCCCCGCCAGGGCAAGTGGTCCTCAACGAGTGA
- a CDS encoding NAD(P)/FAD-dependent oxidoreductase codes for MADRLVVVGASLAGLRAIEAVRADGWTGSVALIGAEEHLPYDRPPLSKDYLAADECADPTYREERKLTEELGAELLLGSPASALDVHECTVSVGERVVPYDALVIATGSHARELPGTRGLGGVFTIRTLDDAKALRVALRRGKPKVTVVGGGFIGSELAAVGRTLGLPVTVVERHATPLAGAVGEEMGQALTRLHERNGTRVLVDAQVEEVVGDDHVRAVKLADGTEIETDILVAGVGAAPSTGWLENSALTVDDGVVADARLAAAPRVHVAGDIARWPNALFDDVLRGPMRLQHWTSASEQGSRAALNAVSPDRARAYETVPYFWSDWYSSRIQFTGIPASDTHAVDVEVVAGDHTEGGPFTALYRANDRIIGALAVDMRAEVMKYRRLIAARTPWADAMEFARTRRRKAAARRSA; via the coding sequence ATGGCGGACCGACTGGTCGTCGTCGGCGCATCGCTGGCGGGACTGCGCGCGATCGAGGCGGTGCGAGCCGACGGCTGGACCGGATCGGTGGCGCTGATCGGCGCGGAGGAACACCTGCCCTACGACCGGCCGCCGTTGTCGAAGGACTACCTGGCCGCCGACGAGTGCGCCGACCCGACCTACCGCGAGGAGCGCAAACTCACCGAAGAACTCGGTGCCGAACTGCTGCTGGGTTCACCGGCTTCGGCGCTGGATGTCCACGAGTGCACGGTGAGCGTCGGAGAACGCGTCGTGCCCTACGACGCACTGGTCATCGCGACCGGTTCGCATGCCAGGGAACTGCCCGGAACCCGTGGTCTCGGCGGCGTTTTCACCATTCGCACGCTCGACGACGCCAAGGCGCTGCGCGTCGCGCTGCGTCGCGGGAAGCCGAAGGTGACCGTGGTGGGCGGCGGGTTCATCGGCTCCGAACTCGCCGCGGTCGGCCGCACCCTCGGCTTGCCGGTCACCGTGGTGGAACGGCACGCGACCCCGCTCGCCGGGGCCGTCGGTGAGGAGATGGGCCAGGCGCTCACCCGCTTGCACGAGCGGAACGGGACACGGGTCCTCGTTGACGCCCAGGTCGAGGAAGTGGTCGGCGACGATCACGTACGTGCCGTCAAACTCGCCGATGGCACGGAGATCGAGACGGACATCCTGGTGGCTGGGGTCGGTGCGGCACCGTCGACCGGTTGGCTCGAGAATTCCGCGCTCACCGTCGACGACGGGGTGGTCGCCGACGCGCGACTCGCGGCCGCGCCACGAGTCCACGTCGCGGGGGACATCGCACGCTGGCCCAACGCCCTCTTCGACGACGTCCTGCGCGGCCCGATGCGCCTGCAGCACTGGACCAGCGCCTCCGAACAGGGTTCGCGCGCGGCGCTCAACGCCGTGTCCCCGGACCGGGCACGCGCCTACGAGACCGTTCCCTACTTCTGGTCCGACTGGTATTCGAGCAGGATCCAGTTCACCGGCATTCCCGCCTCCGACACCCACGCCGTCGATGTCGAAGTGGTCGCGGGCGACCACACCGAGGGCGGTCCCTTCACCGCCCTCTACCGCGCCAACGACAGGATCATCGGCGCGCTGGCGGTGGACATGCGCGCGGAGGTGATGAAGTACCGCCGCCTCATCGCGGCACGCACTCCGTGGGCCGATGCGATGGAGTTCGCCAGGACGAGGCGTCGGAAGGCCGCTGCCCGCCGGTCCGCCTGA
- a CDS encoding AAA family ATPase, with amino-acid sequence MGALFGRADETSRIDELVGAARRGNGDALLLSGEPGIGKSALLDYARAATGFWVIEASGVEFETELPFAALHQLCVPIMGHLAELSALHREALEVAFGLAGGTPDLFKIGLATLELLSCATRRSPVLCVIDDAHWLDDASSKILTFLARRIGSEPIALVFAARPGATKGLDSLPVLVVRGLNDTDARALLASEGVLTVDARVRDRLLAEARGNPLALLELPRAGGFALPDTSPVSGRIEHSFRERLADLPADVRLLLTLASADPTGDPGLLWPAATRLGIDVSASAAAAAASGLVDFATRVRFCHPLARSAVYRAAEPAERRSAHLALAEATDPGTDPDRQVWHRSQACTGPDEDLAAALERSASRAQARGGVAAAAAFLERAAALSLTPSLRAGRTLAAVRSQLDAGSIDTAAELLTTVEGSTPDELAQADLLRGQIAFARHTDSDGPTFILRAAHRLAELDPARSRDCFLDALEMGLAVGRASGVMDMVVREARSAPPAPEPPDFLDALILLTAEGHRAAAPLLRTVLDGPTWTRRPALAAILAAELWDLDTHATVTEWLVKTGRDTGSPLTLRLGLAQVASAAVQTGDLAKAISAIAEEEAIADAQGVAPMLYPRLHLAAVRGRREDAFELIEAAASEAAILGSGQMIANVHWAKAVLYNGLADYPAALAAAREAAAPGDLFLAGIALPELVEAAVRCGDQAAATAALESLTERTEPGGTPWGLGVTAYARALVTGAEDDYRAAIDHLGGSSAILYRARASLLYGEWLRRDGRRGDARKHLRAAHELLSDMGAEAFARRAAAELSITGEVARGRSSGTLDQLTMQELHIARMVGGGATTKEVASRLFLSPRTVDAHLRNIFRKLGITSRRQLRDLPEPLRNDS; translated from the coding sequence ATGGGAGCGCTTTTCGGCCGGGCCGATGAGACCAGCCGCATCGACGAGCTGGTCGGTGCCGCGCGAAGGGGCAACGGCGATGCGCTTCTGCTCAGCGGCGAGCCGGGCATCGGCAAGAGCGCCCTGCTCGACTACGCGCGAGCGGCGACGGGGTTCTGGGTCATCGAGGCGTCCGGGGTGGAGTTCGAGACGGAACTGCCGTTCGCCGCGCTGCACCAGCTCTGTGTCCCGATCATGGGGCATCTGGCCGAGCTGTCCGCACTCCACCGTGAAGCCCTCGAGGTCGCGTTCGGACTGGCCGGCGGGACTCCCGACTTGTTCAAGATCGGCCTCGCGACCCTGGAACTCCTGTCGTGCGCCACTCGGCGAAGTCCCGTGTTGTGTGTGATCGATGACGCCCATTGGCTGGACGACGCGTCATCGAAGATCTTGACCTTTCTCGCTCGTCGCATCGGTTCGGAGCCGATCGCGCTGGTGTTCGCGGCTCGGCCGGGTGCGACGAAGGGGCTGGACTCGTTACCCGTTCTGGTGGTGCGGGGACTGAATGACACCGACGCCCGCGCGTTACTGGCTTCGGAGGGCGTGCTGACGGTGGACGCGCGGGTGCGTGACCGGCTTCTTGCCGAAGCGCGCGGGAATCCGCTGGCGCTGCTGGAGCTGCCGAGGGCAGGGGGGTTCGCTCTGCCGGACACCTCACCGGTATCCGGCCGGATCGAACACAGCTTCCGCGAAAGACTGGCGGACCTGCCTGCCGACGTCCGGCTTCTGTTGACCTTGGCGAGCGCCGATCCCACTGGCGATCCCGGCCTTCTGTGGCCCGCTGCGACCCGGCTGGGCATCGACGTGTCGGCCAGTGCCGCCGCGGCGGCCGCCTCCGGCCTGGTCGACTTCGCGACCCGAGTGCGTTTCTGCCACCCACTGGCCCGTTCCGCGGTGTACCGCGCCGCGGAGCCGGCCGAGCGTCGAAGCGCCCACCTAGCGCTGGCCGAGGCCACTGACCCGGGCACCGACCCCGACCGCCAGGTGTGGCACCGTTCGCAGGCCTGCACCGGGCCTGACGAGGACCTCGCGGCCGCCCTGGAACGCTCCGCCTCCCGCGCCCAAGCTCGCGGTGGTGTGGCGGCCGCCGCGGCGTTTCTCGAACGCGCCGCGGCGCTGTCGCTGACGCCTTCCCTGCGCGCCGGACGCACCCTTGCGGCTGTTCGATCCCAGCTCGACGCGGGTTCCATCGACACAGCGGCCGAGTTGCTGACCACCGTCGAGGGAAGCACCCCGGACGAACTCGCGCAGGCTGATCTGTTGCGTGGCCAGATCGCCTTCGCCCGGCATACCGACAGCGACGGCCCGACGTTCATACTGCGTGCGGCACACCGCTTGGCCGAGCTCGACCCCGCGCGATCTCGCGACTGCTTCCTCGACGCGCTGGAGATGGGGCTCGCGGTCGGCCGGGCCAGTGGGGTGATGGACATGGTCGTGCGGGAGGCGCGCTCCGCCCCACCCGCACCGGAGCCGCCGGACTTCCTCGACGCACTGATCCTGCTGACCGCCGAGGGACACCGGGCCGCCGCGCCCCTGCTCCGCACCGTCCTCGACGGCCCGACCTGGACCCGGCGTCCGGCCTTGGCCGCGATACTCGCGGCCGAACTGTGGGACCTCGACACCCACGCGACAGTCACCGAGTGGCTGGTGAAGACCGGCCGTGACACGGGTTCGCCCCTCACCCTCCGGCTGGGACTCGCACAAGTCGCCTCCGCCGCCGTGCAGACCGGCGATCTCGCGAAGGCCATCTCGGCGATCGCCGAGGAGGAAGCGATCGCCGACGCACAGGGGGTGGCGCCGATGCTGTACCCGCGTCTGCACCTGGCTGCCGTGCGTGGTCGCCGCGAGGACGCATTCGAGCTGATCGAGGCGGCTGCCTCGGAGGCGGCGATTCTGGGCAGTGGGCAGATGATCGCCAACGTCCACTGGGCGAAGGCGGTCCTGTACAACGGCCTCGCCGACTACCCCGCCGCGCTGGCCGCCGCGCGGGAGGCTGCCGCACCCGGCGATCTCTTCCTCGCCGGGATCGCTCTGCCCGAACTGGTCGAGGCCGCCGTCCGCTGCGGGGATCAGGCCGCCGCCACGGCAGCGCTGGAGTCACTGACCGAGCGCACCGAGCCCGGTGGCACCCCCTGGGGTCTGGGCGTGACCGCATACGCCCGAGCCCTGGTCACCGGCGCCGAAGACGACTACCGCGCGGCGATCGATCACCTCGGCGGAAGCTCGGCGATCCTCTACCGTGCCCGCGCCTCACTGCTGTACGGCGAGTGGCTGCGCCGTGACGGCCGTCGCGGCGATGCCCGCAAGCACCTGCGCGCTGCCCACGAACTTCTGTCCGACATGGGCGCGGAAGCCTTCGCGCGCCGCGCCGCCGCGGAGCTGAGCATCACCGGCGAAGTCGCGCGCGGCCGTTCATCGGGAACGCTCGACCAGCTCACCATGCAAGAACTGCACATCGCCCGGATGGTCGGCGGTGGCGCGACAACCAAGGAGGTCGCGTCGCGGCTGTTCCTCAGCCCGCGGACGGTCGATGCCCACCTGCGCAACATCTTCCGCAAGCTCGGTATCACCTCGCGCAGGCAGCTCAGGGATCTGCCCGAACCGCTGCGGAACGACAGCTGA
- a CDS encoding serine hydrolase, whose translation MSSTEVHGTVADGFEAVREAFAAVVAEDEGTAGAQVAAYLHGRPVVDLWAGDEVAGDTLTGVYSSTKGAATLVVALLVQDGRLELDEPVARHWPEFAAAGKDRITLRDVLTHRSGVIGVDGGFSAGELADDRVIAARLAGQRPYWRPGSAHGYGGFVTFAIVAEVVRRVAGRSLPELFEERVRAPYGLDLHLGLPEALEDRYREVLPGSAAPGELAAFWASVPGPHSLTGIGYGLNSTPPLDQVAFVNTRRVRALGQASAGGVGNARGLAGMYAAAVSGLDGRPPLLAPEVLGEFGMPHSTGSDLVTGPAGQYALGFQAKGLRYPFLSAKAFGHNGSAGSESFADPISGLAFGYTRRRFSFNWSYPEHDLLAAAVHRAVTSAASRSSEQ comes from the coding sequence ATGAGCAGTACCGAGGTGCACGGGACGGTGGCCGATGGTTTCGAGGCGGTGCGGGAGGCGTTCGCCGCCGTGGTGGCCGAGGACGAGGGCACGGCGGGCGCGCAGGTCGCGGCGTACCTGCACGGCAGGCCGGTGGTCGACCTGTGGGCCGGGGACGAGGTGGCCGGTGACACGCTGACCGGCGTCTACTCCTCGACCAAGGGCGCCGCCACCCTGGTGGTCGCACTGCTGGTGCAGGACGGGCGGCTGGAGCTGGACGAACCCGTGGCGCGGCACTGGCCCGAGTTCGCGGCGGCCGGCAAGGACCGGATCACCCTGCGGGACGTGCTCACCCATCGTTCCGGGGTCATCGGGGTCGATGGCGGGTTCTCCGCCGGCGAGCTCGCCGACGACCGGGTGATCGCCGCTCGCCTCGCCGGGCAGCGGCCGTACTGGCGGCCGGGATCGGCGCATGGCTACGGCGGGTTCGTGACGTTCGCGATCGTGGCCGAAGTGGTCCGGCGGGTCGCCGGCCGGTCGTTGCCGGAACTGTTCGAGGAACGCGTCCGCGCGCCGTACGGCTTGGACCTCCACTTGGGACTTCCCGAGGCGCTGGAGGACCGTTACCGGGAAGTCCTGCCGGGATCGGCCGCCCCCGGGGAACTCGCCGCCTTCTGGGCGTCGGTTCCCGGGCCGCACAGCCTCACCGGAATCGGGTACGGCCTCAACTCGACCCCGCCGCTGGACCAGGTGGCCTTTGTCAACACCCGGCGGGTGCGTGCGCTGGGCCAAGCGTCCGCCGGTGGGGTGGGCAACGCCCGTGGCCTGGCCGGGATGTACGCGGCTGCCGTGTCCGGTTTGGACGGACGTCCGCCGTTGCTGGCGCCGGAGGTGCTCGGTGAGTTCGGAATGCCGCATTCGACCGGGAGCGATCTGGTCACCGGGCCGGCGGGGCAGTACGCACTCGGCTTCCAGGCGAAGGGCCTTCGTTATCCGTTCCTGAGCGCGAAAGCGTTCGGCCACAACGGATCTGCCGGTTCGGAGTCCTTCGCCGACCCGATCAGCGGCCTCGCCTTCGGTTACACCCGCCGCCGGTTCTCCTTCAACTGGTCCTACCCCGAACACGACCTGCTCGCGGCCGCCGTGCACCGCGCGGTCACATCCGCCGCATCCCGTTCGTCAGAGCAGTGA